DNA from Bacteroidota bacterium:
CTACAAATAATACTGATAATAGTAGACTTACACAGTTTGGTCGTTTATTAAGAAAGAGTTCCCTAGATGAGATCCCCCAACTTATAAATATTTTAAAAGGAGATATGAGTTTAATAGGTCCACGACCACTATTAGTAAAATATTTACAATATTATACACCAGAAGAAAAAATCAGACATCAGGTAAGGCCCGGCATAACAGGGTTAGCTCAAATAAACGGTCGCAATAATTTGACATGGAACGATCGACTTCAATTTGACATTCAATATGTTAAAAATTTATCTTTAGCTTTAGATCTTAATATATTTTTTAATACAATTGGGGTAATATTTAGAGGGAAGAATATACAGCCGGATGCAAGTTTGGAGTTAAAGGATCTTGATGTGGAAAGAAAACCAATAATTATAGCAGATAATAAAAATAAAATTAATTAAAAAAATGGTAATTAAAAAACCTGCATATTTGGGATTGGCGGCTTTGGCAGCGAAGTGCTTTGTTGCCTTATTGATATAATAAAACCGACTGATAGAAAAATGAATGAATATGTTAGTTTTATGGTTTCAGACGAAAATTTTAGACCCAGAATTTATGGGTATTCAGATCATCCCGCAATCAAATTTAACCCGGCACTTTTTGATGTAGTTGTTGCAGTTGGCGACCCATTTCAAAGAAAAGATTGTAGAAAATTTACCATCTGAAACAACTTTGCTCGACTTATTCATC
Protein-coding regions in this window:
- a CDS encoding sugar transferase, whose protein sequence is TNNTDNSRLTQFGRLLRKSSLDEIPQLINILKGDMSLIGPRPLLVKYLQYYTPEEKIRHQVRPGITGLAQINGRNNLTWNDRLQFDIQYVKNLSLALDLNIFFNTIGVIFRGKNIQPDASLELKDLDVERKPIIIADNKNKIN